The genome window AAATTGTTGCCATTGCTGATTCAGTTGCTGCGCCTTTTTCAGCCAGCCATCTTCACTTTTCCAGCAGGGCATGGCGTCATGTAACAGCTTCAGCAGCAGTGCTGCATCACCAATCAGCGGTTTAGCGCGGTGTTTTAACGCATCAAAAGGTGCGACGTTGATTTGCAGCAGAGTTTTACCGGCAAAAGCGGTGCGGGACTGAGTGGTAAAATCCTGCAATCGACTGCCAACGGCGATAATCAAATCGGCTTCAGCCGCCAGTTGATTGGCCGCTGCCGTACCCGTTACGCCAATACCTCCTACAGCGCAGGAATGTTGCCATGGCAAAACCCCTTTGCCCGCCTGAGTTTCTGCCACCGGAATACGATGCGCCACGGCAAAATCAGCCAGTTGCTGACAAGCGCCGCTGTAATGCACACCACCACCTGCGATGATCAGTGGCTTACGGGCTGCCAGTATTAATTCCAGCGCATCGGCCAGTTCCTGTTCATCCGGGCCCTGACGACGAATACGGTGAATACGTTGTTCAAATAAATAAGCAGGGTAATCAAAAGCTTCTGCCTGCACATCCTGAGGCAAAGCCAGAGTCACAGGGCCACAGTTGATCGGATCAAGTAAGGTTTCCATCGCTACAGGCAAGGAATGGATCAGTTGCTCTGGTCTAGTAATGCGATCAAAATAACGGCTGACCGGTATAAAACAGTCAGTTGCAGCTGTCATCGGATTCTGGAAGTTTTCGACCTGCTGCAATACAGGGTCGGGTTTGCGGTTGGCAAACTGATCGCCTGGCAGCAGTAACAAAGGTAAGCGATTGACATGCGCCAGCGCCGCTGCTGTCACCATATTGGTTGAACCCGGCCCTATGGATGTGGTGCAAGCCATAATACGGCGGCGGTTATTGGCTTTGGCAAAGGCGATAGCGGCATGGGCCATAGCTTGTTCATTGTGGGCTCGGTAGGTGGGTAAGCTGTTTTTCACCTGATACAAAGCTTCACCTAAAGCCGCCACATTGCCATGACCAAAAATGGCGAATACACCAGCAAAAAGGGGAGACGCTTGCCCATCTTCTTCGATGTACTGGCAGCTTAAAAACTTAACCAGGGCTTGTGCTGCGGTTAAACGTACTGTGCTGTTCATGCCTGCACCTCCTGCTGCTGTTTATTTGCTGTTTTACGATTCAGCCATGCGTTGACCAAAGCACGGTAGTTGTCGCGAATTTGTTGCTGCAACAGGGCATCGGTCAATTCACCAGCCAGCCAGGCCTGACTGGGTTTGGCAAAAATAGTGCGCCCTATAGCAAAACCTTTACACAGCGGGAAAGCGGCGCTGTCGGTAAAAGCCTGCATCAGCTCTGCTGCCGGAGCATCTAAACCCAGCAGGATCACACCACGGCAATGCGGCGCTTCACGCTTCACCAGCTCTGAAATTGCAGCCCATGAGCTTTTGCTTTGCGGTGGCAGTTTCCACCAGTCGGGCCGGATGCCACGCTGATAAATCAGCTCTAGTGCCCGCACTATGGTCTGATCGTCCTGCAGAGAACCGGCTGGTGGTATCACTTCGATCAGCAATTCGTGGCCTGACACACAACAGGCGCGGTACAGCTCTTCCAGCTGTCTGGCCTGTTGCTGCCACAGCTCGGCCTCATCATCCGGGTGCATAAACACCAGACATTTGACGATATGCTGCTTTGGCCAACTGATAAGACGGGAACCAATAGAACGACCGCCTTCCAGTTCCAGCGGTCGTGAGGCTGGTACTTCGACAGGGCGACCTATCCACCAGCCAGTTCCTGTAACATCGTTCAACGCATCCTGACCATAAGTATCATCAATCAATACACCAGCCTGTACTGGCCAGTTGGCTTCTGCCACTTCCTGCTGACAGGCGGCCAGTATCAGTTGTTTAAGTTTAGAGATCCGGCTTAAAGGCGCGCCCACAGCAGTGGCCATATCCACACATTGTTTACGGTGATCAAAAGCCAGAATACAGAGCTCGTTCCAGCTTTGTGGGTTGCGGGTAGTCACTCTGTGCAGGTAATTCAGTTCCGGGTCTAAATCCGGTCTTGGGATCGTGTGCTGATTAGCAAGATAATAATCCAGCTCTTCTGGTGTCGGCACCGCAGGAGCGCAGCCGTGGCGCGACACTACTAAAGCACCGCTGGCATTGGCGTAAGCGCAGCAGCGCTCGTAGCTTTCACCTTTCAGCCAGCCGCGTAAAAAGCCAGACATAAAGGCATCACCGGCGCCTAATACGTTCAGTACTTCTACTCTTACGCCCTGACTGAAAAAGGCTGAATCCAGATCATCCGGAATTTGGGCTTCAAAAATGCTGCAGCCATCTGCACCGCGTTTCAGTACTATCACTGCATCTGTGAGCTTTCGCAATGTGCGCAGACATTCAATGGTGTCCGTGCTGCCGCCTGCAATATGAATTTCTTCTTCAGTGCCAACAATCAAATCACATAAAGGCACAATGGATTGCAAATGGGCGGTGACACTTTGGTTGGAAACAAAACGATTGTCGCCTTCGCCTAAAGCCGTTAAGCCCCAAAGCACAGGTCTGTAGTCGATATCCAAAATCACTTTGGTTTGATTTTTTCGGGCAAAGCTAATGGCATGACGGGCCACTTTATCGACATGAGCGGTAGAGAAGTGGGTGCCTGTGATCAGTAAAGCTTTGCTGGAGGCTATGTAGGCTTCATCAAAATCGCTGCAATCAATCGCCATATCGGCGCAGTCAGTGCGGTAAAACAGCAGTGGGAACTGATCCTTGGTTTTAATAGATAAAATGGCCAGAGCCGTCAGGCGCTTAGGATCGGTCACCACATGGCTGGTATCACAACCGGCTTTTTGCAGCTCCTCACGAATAAACTGACCAAATTGCTCATCACCCACCCTGGTCAGCATGGAGGCTTTCAGGCCCAAACGGGCTGCACCAAAGGCGATATTACAGGACGAGCCGCCCAAAGATTTAGCAAAAGAGCCAACATCCTGCAGCCGGTCGCCAATCTGCTGGCCGTATAAATCGACTGAAGCCCGGCCTAAACAAATCAGATCTAAAGTTTTAGTGAGGGTTTGCATTGCTGCCTTCGCTCCTTTGTTGTACTTGTACGGCGGAGGATGCCGGACTGTTGCAGGCTGGATCCTGTGCGCTGGAAATACGGTTCGATCAGTAAATGACCAGTGCAGAATAGAATGTATTTTCTATTTATACAATAGTTGGAATATTTGTTTTATTCGGATACACTGATTGAGAGCTAAAGCTTAAAGGAATTAAAAGCGCATGACATGCAGCACACAACAGCAGCTGGAACAACTGATTGAGCAGCGTTTTGTCACACTGAGCAACAGGTTGCAGCAGGTTGCCCGCTATTTGCTGGACCATCCGGATACAGTAGCTTTTGGTACCACAGCCACTATTGCCACCGGGGCTGGTGTGCATGCTTCGGCTTTGGTGCGTTTTGCCAATGCCTTTGGCTTTAGTGGTTTTTCCCAGATGCAGCAGTTGTTTAAAGACCGCCTGGTGCAAACTGGCCCTGACTACCAAAGCCGTATAGCTGCAGTAAAACAGGATGATTCAGTGCCGACTGATCAGGCAGGGTTGATGTATCTGCAACAAATCAGCGCGGCCAATGAAAGAGCTATGCAGCAACTGACTGAAGAGCTGGATCCGCAGTTATTAACCCAAGCCTGCGAGCTGTTGGCTCAGGCCCGCATTATCCATTTGCAGGGCGCACGCCGCGCTTATCCTGTGGCAAGTTATGCCAGTTATCTGCTGAGTAATACCGGCCTTGCTGTGCAGTTATTGGATGGTGTGGGTTATATGCAACAGGCGGCCTTGAATTTAGTCACATCAGAGGATGTGATTTTGGCCATTAGTTTTGCACCTTACGCGCCGGAAACTCAGCTGGCGATTAACAGAGCCAATGCCGCAGGTGCCAAAGTGATAGTGATCACCGACAGCAGGTTAAGCCCTTTGGCTGCAGAGGCTGATGTCACTTTGCTGGTGCGTGAAGCCGAAGTGCATTCATTTCGCTCATTAAATGCCAGTATGAATTTAATTCAGGCGCTGGTGCTGGCACTTATTCACGATACTGAAGCTGTAACAGCAATATAGGGAGAGACAGATGTCCTATTTACACCGTAAACCTCAGCTTGCTGACAGCCTGGGCCGTATTCAGCATATAACGCCGGAAAATGCCAACTGGCAGTATGTAGGTTTTGAAGTGGTGGTGTTGGCACCGGGTGAATCACACTGTTATCAGACAGGGCAACAGGAGCTTTGCGCTGTGATTTTATCCGGCCAGGCAGATTTAGTCTCCTCAACCTTAAGTTTGAAAAATATCGGTGACCGGACTTCAGTGTTCGAACAAAAAGCCCCTTATGCTTTGTATTTACCGCCTGGTGACTGGCTGGAAATGACCGCTTTAACCAATCTGGAAGTGGCCTTGTGTAAAGCTCCGGCTAAAGGTGAGTTACAGGCCCGGTTAATTAAGCCATCAGACTGCGTCAGTGAAACCAGAGGGCAGGGCACTAATGAGCGGCAAATTTGCAATATTCTGTTTGGTAACTTACCTGCAGAACGTTTGCTTATTACTGAAGTGATTACGCCAGCCGGCCATTGGTCCAGTTATCCGCCGCATAAACACGACACAGACGCTTTACCCAGCGAAAGTGCGCTGGAAGAAACCTATTACCATAAGCTGAACCCACAACAGGGTTTTGCTTTTCAGCGGGTTTACACAGACGACAGACGTATTGATGAAACTATTTGTGTAGAGCACAACAGCGTGGTGCTGGTGCCTGAAGGATATCACCCGGTAGGTGCGCCTCATGGCTATCAGCTGTATTACTTAAATGTGATGGCAGGACCAAAGCGGCAGTGGGTGTTTCATAACGACCCACAACACGAATGGATTATTAAAAAATGATCTGGCACAGAGCCAGAAATGTAGGGGCGGGGTTTATCCCCGCCCTTTTGTTGCAGCGTCAGCTACGCAGGTTAGATGGTGCGCTGGTGGAATCGCGCACTACTAATTCGCAATCATAAATATTGCTTTGATCTTCGGGTGTCAGCGCCTCCGGCATAGGTTTACCTTTGAGCTTATTAATCAGCATCAAAGCTGCGCGGTAGCCAATGGTGGCTATAGGTTGGCGCATAGTGGTCAGATTTGGCCAGACTTTAGTGGTCAATGAAATGTCATCAATGCCACAAATCGACAACTCGTCCGGCACCTTAATGCCTCTGCTGTGCGCTTCATACAATACACCTGCTGCCATTTCATCATTGGCCGCCAGAATAGCAGTAGGACGTGGATTTTTGCTGAGTAAGGTCGCTGCTGCATCTATACCGGACTGATAAGTGTAATAACCTTGCACTATCAGCGCTTCATTGACTGGTAAACCCTGATCGGCAAAAGCTTTACGAAAACCTGTTTCAACACGGCGGCTGGATTCCTGATCCGGATGGCCTAATACAAAAGCTATGTCTTTATGGCGCAGGCGCAGCAGGTAATTGGTCATTTCGCAGGCGGCTTTTACGCCGTTAAAACCTACACTGTCGCCACAACCCTGATTTTTTGGACCTATACGCATATAACAGACCTTTTTACGGTCCAGCATATCCAGCAAATCCTGCTTATCGCTCAGA of Rheinheimera sp. MM224 contains these proteins:
- the iolD gene encoding 3D-(3,5/4)-trihydroxycyclohexane-1,2-dione acylhydrolase (decyclizing); amino-acid sequence: MNSTVRLTAAQALVKFLSCQYIEEDGQASPLFAGVFAIFGHGNVAALGEALYQVKNSLPTYRAHNEQAMAHAAIAFAKANNRRRIMACTTSIGPGSTNMVTAAALAHVNRLPLLLLPGDQFANRKPDPVLQQVENFQNPMTAATDCFIPVSRYFDRITRPEQLIHSLPVAMETLLDPINCGPVTLALPQDVQAEAFDYPAYLFEQRIHRIRRQGPDEQELADALELILAARKPLIIAGGGVHYSGACQQLADFAVAHRIPVAETQAGKGVLPWQHSCAVGGIGVTGTAAANQLAAEADLIIAVGSRLQDFTTQSRTAFAGKTLLQINVAPFDALKHRAKPLIGDAALLLKLLHDAMPCWKSEDGWLKKAQQLNQQWQQFYDTVTADPGTGVLPSDAQVLGAVKRQSEKTDVVVCAAGGLPGELHKLWRAEGPGTYHVEYGFSCMGYEIAGALGVKIASPAREVFVVVGDGSYLMMNSELATSVMLGRKIIVVLLDNSGYGCINRLQKGTGNAAFNNLLQDCEGQAPAIDFAGHARALGALSETVGNISELEQAIGRARAASKSYLIEIKTDPQISTDNGSWWDVAIPQVSSQSSVLQALSDYQQQQQHQPY
- a CDS encoding bifunctional 5-dehydro-2-deoxygluconokinase/5-dehydro-2-deoxyphosphogluconate aldolase translates to MQTLTKTLDLICLGRASVDLYGQQIGDRLQDVGSFAKSLGGSSCNIAFGAARLGLKASMLTRVGDEQFGQFIREELQKAGCDTSHVVTDPKRLTALAILSIKTKDQFPLLFYRTDCADMAIDCSDFDEAYIASSKALLITGTHFSTAHVDKVARHAISFARKNQTKVILDIDYRPVLWGLTALGEGDNRFVSNQSVTAHLQSIVPLCDLIVGTEEEIHIAGGSTDTIECLRTLRKLTDAVIVLKRGADGCSIFEAQIPDDLDSAFFSQGVRVEVLNVLGAGDAFMSGFLRGWLKGESYERCCAYANASGALVVSRHGCAPAVPTPEELDYYLANQHTIPRPDLDPELNYLHRVTTRNPQSWNELCILAFDHRKQCVDMATAVGAPLSRISKLKQLILAACQQEVAEANWPVQAGVLIDDTYGQDALNDVTGTGWWIGRPVEVPASRPLELEGGRSIGSRLISWPKQHIVKCLVFMHPDDEAELWQQQARQLEELYRACCVSGHELLIEVIPPAGSLQDDQTIVRALELIYQRGIRPDWWKLPPQSKSSWAAISELVKREAPHCRGVILLGLDAPAAELMQAFTDSAAFPLCKGFAIGRTIFAKPSQAWLAGELTDALLQQQIRDNYRALVNAWLNRKTANKQQQEVQA
- a CDS encoding MurR/RpiR family transcriptional regulator, whose protein sequence is MTCSTQQQLEQLIEQRFVTLSNRLQQVARYLLDHPDTVAFGTTATIATGAGVHASALVRFANAFGFSGFSQMQQLFKDRLVQTGPDYQSRIAAVKQDDSVPTDQAGLMYLQQISAANERAMQQLTEELDPQLLTQACELLAQARIIHLQGARRAYPVASYASYLLSNTGLAVQLLDGVGYMQQAALNLVTSEDVILAISFAPYAPETQLAINRANAAGAKVIVITDSRLSPLAAEADVTLLVREAEVHSFRSLNASMNLIQALVLALIHDTEAVTAI
- the iolB gene encoding 5-deoxy-glucuronate isomerase, whose amino-acid sequence is MSYLHRKPQLADSLGRIQHITPENANWQYVGFEVVVLAPGESHCYQTGQQELCAVILSGQADLVSSTLSLKNIGDRTSVFEQKAPYALYLPPGDWLEMTALTNLEVALCKAPAKGELQARLIKPSDCVSETRGQGTNERQICNILFGNLPAERLLITEVITPAGHWSSYPPHKHDTDALPSESALEETYYHKLNPQQGFAFQRVYTDDRRIDETICVEHNSVVLVPEGYHPVGAPHGYQLYYLNVMAGPKRQWVFHNDPQHEWIIKK
- a CDS encoding LacI family DNA-binding transcriptional regulator — its product is MSSVTINDVARFAGVSKKTVSRVINNEINVSVETRDKVMAVINQLGFKRNPLGMALAKNRSLFIALLADNPSPGYLQKLQKGILQCCSEEHMGLFLYDCRYRAPGLVNEIEEFIDNTLADGLILVPPLSDKQDLLDMLDRKKVCYMRIGPKNQGCGDSVGFNGVKAACEMTNYLLRLRHKDIAFVLGHPDQESSRRVETGFRKAFADQGLPVNEALIVQGYYTYQSGIDAAATLLSKNPRPTAILAANDEMAAGVLYEAHSRGIKVPDELSICGIDDISLTTKVWPNLTTMRQPIATIGYRAALMLINKLKGKPMPEALTPEDQSNIYDCELVVRDSTSAPSNLRS